Proteins encoded in a region of the Nitrospira sp. genome:
- the mrdA gene encoding penicillin-binding protein 2 encodes MATAGFNDSELLDLQRRLVILRVGLLLVVGLLALRLWHLQIREGPYYRDLSENNRTRSVVLEPARGLIFDRNGILLANNVPSFALYVTLEDVKDRGALVAQLASLLSLDPELIQKKLSLGKGGKLQPRKIKDRLTLREATLIESHRLDLPGVMIQVESQRNYPAGDVAAHLLGYVGEVSADQLEKPDFADLHQGSIVGQYGVEKWFDRQVRGRAGQKSVEVDALGHEKRAIVSDKPVAGDDLYLTIDAKLQKIAEDLLGEESGAIVALDPTNGDILAMASRPGFDPNVLSKELTNKQWVEIVQNERRPLNNRATQGQYPPGSTFKVVMAAAALESNTVTPSTMVRCNGGYQFGNRLFHDWKQGGHGSVDMNEALIHSCDVYFYTVGQRMGIDTIAEYAKQFGLGQETGVELPSERVGIVPSTAWKQKARNQPWYPGETISAAIGQGYVTVTPLQMASVIGTVANDGVSVKPRLVQAVMNRGTGERAEFPPTVRGKVAVKPATLALIKAALADVVTKGTATRAKSPLVAIAGKTGTAQTAALRTGPEKDIPKKFRDHAWFVAFAPVEAPRIAVAVLAEHMGHGGSAAAPLAKDVIEAYVKAYPEVLHGVPSSGRAKSAATAVGTRPNL; translated from the coding sequence ATGGCGACGGCAGGATTCAACGATTCCGAGTTGCTGGATCTTCAGCGGCGTCTGGTCATTCTGCGCGTGGGGCTGCTCTTGGTGGTGGGATTGCTCGCCTTGCGCCTGTGGCATCTCCAGATTCGCGAAGGCCCCTACTACCGGGATCTCTCAGAGAACAACCGGACGCGTTCGGTGGTACTCGAGCCGGCACGGGGGTTGATCTTTGACCGCAATGGCATTCTGCTGGCCAACAACGTCCCCAGTTTCGCCCTGTATGTCACGCTGGAAGATGTGAAGGATCGAGGGGCGCTGGTGGCGCAATTGGCCTCCCTGCTCAGCCTCGATCCGGAATTAATTCAGAAGAAGCTCTCTCTTGGGAAGGGAGGCAAGTTACAGCCTCGCAAAATTAAAGATCGGCTGACCCTGCGCGAGGCGACCCTGATCGAGTCTCACCGGTTGGATTTGCCCGGCGTCATGATTCAGGTCGAGTCACAGCGGAACTATCCAGCCGGGGATGTGGCCGCGCATTTGCTGGGTTATGTCGGCGAAGTCTCGGCCGATCAGCTGGAGAAACCGGATTTTGCCGATCTTCATCAGGGCAGCATCGTCGGTCAGTATGGCGTGGAGAAATGGTTCGATCGACAGGTGCGCGGGAGAGCCGGGCAGAAAAGTGTGGAAGTCGATGCGCTGGGCCACGAGAAACGGGCCATCGTGTCGGATAAACCAGTGGCGGGGGATGACCTGTATCTGACCATTGACGCTAAGCTGCAGAAAATCGCTGAGGATCTTCTGGGTGAGGAGTCGGGCGCGATTGTCGCGCTGGATCCCACGAACGGCGATATTCTGGCGATGGCGAGTCGCCCGGGATTCGATCCCAATGTATTGTCCAAAGAATTAACGAACAAGCAGTGGGTTGAAATTGTTCAGAACGAACGGCGGCCGCTGAACAACCGTGCCACGCAGGGACAGTATCCTCCCGGATCGACATTCAAGGTCGTCATGGCGGCGGCCGCGCTCGAATCGAACACGGTCACGCCTTCGACGATGGTGCGGTGCAACGGCGGGTATCAGTTCGGCAATCGGTTGTTTCATGACTGGAAACAGGGTGGTCACGGATCAGTCGATATGAACGAAGCATTGATCCACTCGTGCGACGTGTATTTTTACACAGTCGGGCAGCGCATGGGGATCGATACGATCGCGGAATATGCGAAACAATTCGGGCTCGGACAGGAGACGGGAGTTGAGTTGCCATCGGAACGTGTGGGTATTGTTCCATCCACCGCATGGAAGCAAAAAGCGAGAAATCAGCCCTGGTATCCGGGCGAAACCATTTCAGCTGCGATCGGACAGGGATATGTCACGGTGACGCCGTTGCAGATGGCTAGTGTCATCGGGACGGTCGCCAATGACGGGGTATCGGTCAAGCCGCGATTAGTGCAAGCGGTGATGAACCGCGGGACCGGAGAGCGGGCGGAATTTCCGCCGACGGTGCGCGGGAAAGTGGCAGTCAAGCCCGCAACCCTTGCGCTCATCAAGGCGGCGCTGGCCGACGTGGTCACCAAAGGAACGGCGACGCGGGCAAAGTCGCCCCTGGTCGCGATTGCCGGGAAGACCGGTACGGCTCAAACTGCGGCTCTGCGTACCGGCCCGGAGAAAGATATTCCGAAGAAATTCCGGGATCACGCCTGGTTTGTCGCCTTTGCGCCGGTCGAGGCGCCGCGCATCGCCGTGGCGGTATTGGCTGAGCATATGGGACATGGTGGATCCGCCGCCGCCCCCCTGGCGAAGGATGTCATCGAAGCCTATGTCAAAGCGTACCCCGAGGTACTTCACGGTGTTCCCTCTAGCGGGCGGGCAAAGTCGGCTGCAACCGCAGTCGGCACGCGGCCGAATTTGTAA